One stretch of Paenibacillus sp. FSL R5-0341 DNA includes these proteins:
- a CDS encoding DUF4303 domain-containing protein, with amino-acid sequence MDRFLNEFEDQFRAGFLPDLEQTLAKVQHEKVYACAFGTDSDWVTLFLAVNTEKSLAGHILSMKEQGLCDSEEDEIYYRWGCSEYQYGDETHFNHISRLLYATEDVQKYKDEIIRIIAKVVNETANDVFARYGQTKADITFFVSLTDDDLAEEIENQSVHHMTVPGLASKFLKRYDGMN; translated from the coding sequence GTGGACCGTTTTTTAAATGAATTTGAAGACCAATTTCGAGCGGGGTTTCTACCCGATCTGGAACAAACGCTGGCTAAGGTGCAGCATGAAAAAGTATATGCTTGTGCTTTTGGAACGGACAGTGACTGGGTTACCCTGTTTTTGGCGGTAAATACAGAGAAATCCCTTGCTGGGCATATTTTGAGTATGAAAGAGCAAGGGCTATGTGATAGTGAGGAGGATGAGATCTATTACAGATGGGGCTGCTCCGAATATCAATATGGCGACGAGACGCATTTTAACCATATCAGCCGATTGTTGTACGCAACAGAAGATGTCCAGAAGTATAAGGATGAGATCATTCGAATCATCGCCAAAGTTGTGAATGAGACAGCAAATGACGTTTTCGCCCGATATGGACAAACCAAAGCTGACATTACGTTTTTCGTTTCTCTCACAGATGATGATCTGGCGGAGGAGATTGAAAATCAATCAGTTCATCACATGACTGTACCCGGCTTAGCCAGCAAATTCTTAAAACGATATGATGGCATGAATTAG
- a CDS encoding MurR/RpiR family transcriptional regulator codes for MAAILRALQQELNNLPSQERRIAEVIMQSPSDIPGWTISHLAEQSGTSAATVTRFCKSFHFKGFPDFKMKLAAELSHASDDTAYQDIVAGNPLSKIVEAIEANHLASIADTTRLLDLGRLEHAVQLLCQARRIDLYGVATSSIVTQDFYQKLVRIGKSCTAFSDSHMQITSASSLAEGDVAMAVSYSGETPETIDALHCAKEAGASTISLTSYGSNTLATVSDIPLFASSLEEGMRRGDMASRIALLHVVDILFTGMVSADFDRFIPRLEQSYHNVQSYRVQHNGGA; via the coding sequence ATGGCAGCCATATTACGTGCGTTGCAGCAAGAACTGAATAACCTTCCGTCTCAGGAGCGACGTATTGCCGAAGTCATTATGCAATCTCCATCGGACATTCCCGGCTGGACGATTAGTCATCTGGCAGAGCAGAGTGGAACGAGTGCGGCGACGGTGACCCGCTTTTGCAAGTCGTTTCATTTCAAAGGTTTTCCCGATTTCAAAATGAAGCTCGCCGCAGAGTTATCACACGCTTCGGATGATACGGCATATCAGGATATCGTCGCTGGCAACCCGCTCTCCAAAATTGTTGAAGCTATCGAAGCCAACCACCTTGCATCTATTGCAGATACCACTCGTTTACTGGACTTGGGCAGATTGGAGCATGCCGTTCAATTATTGTGCCAGGCTCGCCGCATCGATCTGTACGGTGTGGCAACCTCGTCGATTGTGACGCAGGATTTCTATCAAAAACTGGTGCGGATCGGCAAAAGCTGTACGGCGTTTTCAGACTCACACATGCAGATTACGTCCGCATCTTCGCTCGCTGAGGGAGATGTAGCGATGGCCGTATCCTATTCAGGCGAAACACCAGAGACCATCGATGCCCTGCATTGTGCCAAAGAGGCCGGAGCTTCTACGATTTCATTGACCTCCTACGGAAGTAACACACTCGCAACGGTATCGGATATCCCACTGTTCGCCTCTTCTTTGGAAGAAGGCATGCGGCGTGGAGATATGGCTTCACGTATTGCACTGCTGCATGTGGTCGATATTTTGTTCACAGGCATGGTCAGTGCCGACTTCGACCGTTTTATCCCTAGACTGGAACAATCCTATCATAATGTGCAATCTTATCGAGTCCAACACAACGGAGGTGCCTGA
- a CDS encoding TetR/AcrR family transcriptional regulator C-terminal domain-containing protein: MSVHLLLRPSKLIQNDEVTVVSASHLTKNALAHSLKSLMEHTPLNKITVKHLVDHCGVNRQTFYYHFQDIYALLGWIYQTEAVESLTEYRSYSTWTDGFYKIFCYIENNKTFCCNTLDSLGRTHLDVYLYEVTHDLIMGVIDELACGIKVRGEDKEFVANFYTLAFTGLIIQWMRGDMQEPPKQIIKKLSELIEGNVLRALHRYENKLPST; this comes from the coding sequence ATGAGTGTTCACCTGCTGTTGCGCCCCAGCAAGCTAATCCAAAATGATGAGGTGACTGTTGTGTCTGCTTCTCACCTGACCAAAAATGCGCTGGCTCACTCGCTTAAATCACTTATGGAGCATACTCCACTGAACAAGATTACGGTTAAACATTTGGTGGATCATTGTGGCGTGAACCGGCAAACCTTTTATTATCATTTTCAGGATATTTACGCGCTGCTTGGGTGGATCTATCAGACTGAAGCGGTGGAAAGTCTTACGGAGTACCGAAGCTACAGCACATGGACGGACGGATTTTATAAAATCTTTTGCTACATCGAGAACAACAAAACGTTCTGTTGCAACACACTCGACTCGCTCGGGCGTACCCATCTGGATGTATACCTCTATGAAGTAACCCATGATTTGATTATGGGTGTTATTGATGAGCTGGCCTGTGGGATTAAGGTCCGCGGTGAAGACAAAGAGTTTGTCGCCAACTTCTATACCTTGGCCTTTACTGGGCTGATCATTCAGTGGATGAGGGGCGACATGCAAGAACCGCCAAAACAAATTATTAAGAAGCTGAGTGAGCTAATCGAAGGTAATGTCCTGAGGGCACTGCACAGGTATGAGAATAAGCTGCCATCCACTTAA
- a CDS encoding YhcN/YlaJ family sporulation lipoprotein has product MPAVKKATAITLSLSTAIFVMAGLTGCGTNRDTNNLHTQSVREQANGINRYGVETNGMDGIRAKSYRMHNVTDLKSSEELAKRITEMKEVKSARVMLTDRNAYVAVRLADGHSGKLDSKSNGRTSMLGGTMRNHASDTMRGGNMNHDMGGMRVNGGTGTMSPYSTSGIAPGLNTNSATDRSHMGNDRGIYGTMGTGAVGMMRGLTNSGKARGTDDGHYGMKSEGQRVDSSDDNTSAEIKGKISAKIKQFAPNIENVYVSANPDFVEHVENYATDIRNGKPVSGMIDTFQSMVERIFPTNGTDTNHRDGILDDGLMNRNHNGGVMNRMNR; this is encoded by the coding sequence ATGCCAGCAGTCAAAAAGGCAACAGCTATTACGTTATCATTGTCTACTGCAATCTTTGTAATGGCCGGTTTGACAGGTTGTGGCACGAATCGGGATACCAATAATCTTCATACGCAAAGTGTTCGTGAGCAAGCTAACGGCATTAACCGTTATGGTGTGGAAACGAATGGCATGGATGGTATCCGTGCGAAAAGTTATCGCATGCATAATGTGACTGACCTGAAATCCAGCGAAGAGCTGGCAAAACGCATCACGGAGATGAAGGAAGTCAAATCCGCTCGTGTCATGTTAACGGATCGCAATGCTTATGTCGCGGTTCGTTTGGCAGATGGTCATTCAGGCAAGCTGGATAGCAAATCCAATGGTCGTACGAGTATGCTTGGTGGAACGATGCGCAATCATGCCAGTGATACCATGCGTGGTGGAAACATGAATCACGATATGGGTGGTATGCGTGTGAATGGCGGTACGGGTACCATGTCTCCGTACAGCACCAGCGGAATTGCGCCAGGTCTGAATACAAATTCAGCAACGGATCGCAGTCATATGGGCAATGATCGTGGCATCTATGGCACGATGGGCACAGGCGCGGTTGGCATGATGCGTGGTCTGACAAACAGCGGCAAAGCACGTGGGACGGACGATGGTCATTATGGTATGAAAAGTGAAGGACAACGTGTAGATAGCTCGGACGATAACACATCAGCTGAGATTAAGGGTAAAATTTCAGCCAAAATCAAGCAGTTTGCACCGAATATCGAGAATGTATATGTATCAGCTAATCCGGATTTTGTGGAGCATGTTGAGAACTATGCCACAGATATTCGTAATGGTAAGCCTGTCAGCGGCATGATCGATACGTTCCAATCGATGGTAGAGCGCATTTTCCCGACCAACGGCACGGATACCAATCACCGTGATGGTATCCTTGACGATGGCCTGATGAACCGTAATCACAACGGTGGTGTCATGAACCGAATGAATCGGTAG
- a CDS encoding oleate hydratase encodes MIVKKEHGNKQVYFVGGGIASLAGAAYLVRDCGFPGEHIHIIEEMPILGGSNDGAGNPDQGYIIRGGRMLNDEAYENLWELLASIPSIDRPGISVRQEITEFDDANPTHSNARLINRDGQVEDVLSMGFDMADRLAMGKLIITPEDTLGKLRINDWFGPHFFQTNFWYMWATTFAFQPWHSAVEFKRYMLRFFHEFPRIQTLEGVTRTPFNQYDSIILPLHNYLEPFGVDFTLKCTVTDLDFKDGDGITVSGMHVRRNGAEEIIDINEGDLVIVTNGSMTEGADIGSMTSAPKLNGKGSSWKLWENIAAKKPMLGNPSSFNDHVHESKWESFTVTFQDSVFFDLMEKFTRNRAGTGALVTFKDSSWFMSVVLAFQPHFRGQPEHVKVFWGYGLYPDNVGDYVKKRMCDCTGEEIMQELIGHLHFQEHQEAIMATANCIPCMMPYITAQFMPRLNSDRPKVVPEGSTNLAFISQFCEIPDDVVFTEEYSVRAARIAVYTLLGENRPIEPINKYQYDIRTLFSSFVTSFR; translated from the coding sequence ATGATCGTGAAGAAAGAACATGGTAATAAACAGGTCTATTTTGTAGGCGGCGGCATTGCATCTTTGGCGGGTGCGGCTTATCTGGTCAGAGATTGTGGCTTTCCTGGAGAACATATTCATATTATCGAAGAAATGCCGATTCTCGGCGGCAGCAATGACGGAGCTGGTAATCCCGATCAAGGATATATTATCCGTGGCGGGCGGATGCTCAATGACGAGGCCTATGAGAATCTGTGGGAGTTGCTGGCTTCCATCCCTTCTATCGACCGTCCGGGCATATCTGTCCGACAGGAAATCACCGAATTTGACGATGCCAATCCCACACATTCCAATGCGCGGCTCATCAACCGTGACGGCCAGGTCGAAGATGTGCTCTCCATGGGTTTTGATATGGCGGACCGGTTGGCGATGGGCAAGCTGATTATTACGCCTGAAGACACGCTGGGTAAATTGCGAATCAACGACTGGTTTGGCCCTCATTTTTTCCAAACGAACTTCTGGTATATGTGGGCGACCACTTTCGCTTTCCAACCTTGGCATAGCGCCGTGGAATTCAAAAGATATATGCTCCGCTTTTTTCACGAATTCCCAAGAATTCAGACGTTGGAAGGTGTTACCCGCACACCGTTCAACCAGTATGACTCGATCATCCTGCCACTGCATAACTACCTAGAACCGTTTGGCGTAGATTTCACGCTGAAATGCACGGTTACGGATCTGGACTTCAAAGACGGCGACGGCATTACGGTGAGTGGGATGCATGTTCGACGCAACGGTGCCGAGGAGATTATCGACATCAACGAAGGCGATCTGGTCATTGTCACAAACGGTTCGATGACCGAAGGGGCCGATATTGGCTCGATGACCTCCGCACCGAAACTGAACGGTAAGGGCAGCTCATGGAAACTGTGGGAGAACATTGCTGCCAAAAAACCGATGCTAGGCAACCCTTCTTCTTTTAATGATCATGTGCATGAGTCCAAATGGGAATCGTTTACGGTCACCTTCCAGGATTCGGTCTTCTTCGATCTGATGGAGAAATTCACACGCAACCGGGCAGGCACCGGGGCTCTGGTTACTTTCAAGGATTCCAGCTGGTTCATGTCTGTTGTTCTGGCCTTTCAACCGCACTTCCGCGGTCAGCCGGAGCATGTAAAAGTATTCTGGGGATACGGATTATACCCGGATAACGTGGGCGACTACGTGAAGAAAAGAATGTGCGACTGTACCGGGGAAGAGATTATGCAGGAGTTGATTGGCCATCTTCATTTCCAGGAACATCAAGAGGCTATCATGGCTACCGCCAACTGCATTCCTTGCATGATGCCTTACATTACAGCGCAATTCATGCCTAGATTGAACAGCGACAGACCAAAGGTTGTGCCTGAAGGCTCCACCAACCTGGCCTTCATCAGCCAATTCTGCGAGATTCCCGATGACGTGGTATTCACGGAAGAATATTCGGTCCGGGCAGCACGGATCGCTGTCTATACCCTGCTTGGAGAGAACCGTCCAATTGAGCCGATCAACAAGTATCAGTATGATATTCGGACGCTGTTCAGTAGTTTTGTGACTTCATTTAGATAA
- a CDS encoding helix-turn-helix transcriptional regulator codes for MKGIDHKSKFLLTHREREVFELLVQDKTTRDIAGQLFISEKTVRNHISNVMQKLNVKGRSQAVVELIKLGELKI; via the coding sequence TTGAAGGGTATCGATCATAAAAGCAAATTTTTGTTGACCCACCGTGAACGCGAAGTATTCGAATTACTGGTTCAAGACAAAACAACGCGTGACATCGCAGGGCAGTTATTCATCAGCGAGAAAACGGTGCGTAACCATATTTCGAATGTGATGCAGAAACTCAATGTTAAGGGTCGTTCGCAGGCAGTTGTCGAGCTGATTAAGCTTGGAGAACTGAAGATTTAG
- the nagA gene encoding N-acetylglucosamine-6-phosphate deacetylase, whose protein sequence is MTEENSRVSGSQRNENISLLRGKLLLADEILEDGVIAWRDGKILYAGIPEGLPERIRSEALLLSVPERGLIVPGFIDIHVHGGNGEDFMDASPEVLDKITSFHSTQGTTAMLATSMTAPKERLDSVLAEVDRYRSSEMPYAQLEGVHLEGPFFSPKWPGAQNPEHIILPDVSWLEAWEKQYPGLIRQVTLAPEREGALEVISWLREQRITAALGHTDATYEEVERAVEAGLHHAVHTFNAMTPLHHRLPGAAGAVLSDSRISAEVIADGIHVHPAAISILAQLKQHNDQLVLITDAMSAAGLDDGEYKIGDLPVIVKHGEARLKDGDALAGSTLTMIRGFRYLVQEVGLSLNAASRAASLTPARLLGIDHRTGSLSQGKQADIVLLNAELDIEGVWVKGRRIGESY, encoded by the coding sequence ATGACCGAGGAGAATAGCCGTGTTAGTGGGAGCCAGCGTAATGAAAATATTTCGCTTCTTCGGGGCAAGCTGCTCCTTGCAGATGAAATATTGGAAGACGGTGTAATAGCCTGGAGGGATGGGAAAATCCTCTATGCCGGGATACCGGAAGGTCTTCCTGAACGGATTCGGAGCGAGGCTTTGCTGCTGTCAGTACCGGAACGTGGTCTCATTGTGCCTGGATTCATTGATATCCATGTGCATGGTGGGAACGGAGAAGACTTTATGGATGCAAGCCCTGAGGTGTTGGACAAGATCACTTCTTTCCATAGTACGCAGGGTACAACAGCGATGCTTGCGACTTCCATGACCGCTCCAAAAGAGCGCCTGGACAGCGTACTTGCTGAAGTTGACCGCTATCGTTCGAGTGAAATGCCATATGCACAGCTTGAGGGTGTGCACCTGGAAGGTCCGTTTTTTAGTCCGAAATGGCCTGGCGCGCAAAATCCAGAACACATCATTCTGCCTGATGTATCTTGGCTCGAAGCATGGGAGAAGCAATATCCTGGCCTGATCCGGCAAGTTACATTGGCACCGGAACGTGAAGGCGCGCTGGAAGTCATCTCATGGCTGCGTGAACAACGGATTACAGCAGCACTCGGCCACACAGATGCGACCTATGAAGAGGTGGAGCGAGCAGTAGAAGCCGGACTGCATCATGCGGTACATACATTTAATGCCATGACACCATTGCATCACCGTCTACCTGGGGCTGCGGGAGCCGTGCTGAGTGATTCACGCATCAGCGCCGAGGTGATTGCCGACGGCATTCACGTGCATCCTGCGGCGATCTCGATTCTGGCTCAGCTGAAGCAACATAATGATCAACTCGTTTTGATCACAGATGCCATGTCTGCTGCGGGATTGGATGATGGGGAATACAAGATTGGTGACCTGCCCGTAATCGTGAAGCATGGCGAGGCCAGACTGAAGGACGGCGACGCATTGGCGGGAAGCACACTGACGATGATTCGTGGTTTCCGTTACCTGGTACAGGAAGTGGGCCTGAGCCTGAACGCTGCATCACGTGCAGCAAGTCTGACCCCGGCACGCCTGCTGGGCATTGATCACCGGACAGGTTCCTTATCCCAAGGAAAACAGGCAGATATCGTTTTGCTGAATGCGGAGCTGGATATTGAGGGTGTGTGGGTAAAGGGCAGACGGATCGGTGAGTCATATTAG
- the nagB gene encoding glucosamine-6-phosphate deaminase → MNIRIFENEEDLNATGAGLIASLLQTKPRAVLGLATGSSPVGIYKQLITLYQKGLVSFSQASSFNLDEYVGLPTEHRESYRSFMNEQLFHHIDMDLARTHVPDGQAADLEQECNSYEQRLDDRGPVDLQLLGIGHNGHIGFNEPGTELTGRTHVVDLKDETRKANARFFDSIDEVPAQAITMGVGTILKAKQILLIARGEEKAEIIREAFMGPITTACPASLLQCHPNVVVLLDRAAGRLVR, encoded by the coding sequence ATGAATATCCGCATTTTTGAAAATGAAGAAGATTTGAACGCCACAGGTGCTGGCCTCATTGCCAGCTTGTTGCAGACCAAACCACGGGCTGTATTGGGGCTCGCGACAGGAAGTTCTCCTGTGGGCATATATAAACAGCTTATTACGTTGTACCAGAAGGGGCTGGTTAGCTTCTCACAGGCTTCTTCTTTTAATCTGGATGAGTACGTCGGACTGCCAACAGAGCATCGTGAAAGCTACCGCAGTTTTATGAATGAACAATTATTCCATCATATTGATATGGATCTTGCCAGAACTCATGTGCCTGATGGTCAGGCTGCCGATTTGGAACAGGAATGTAACTCCTATGAACAGCGGCTGGACGATCGTGGACCGGTAGATCTTCAACTGCTCGGCATCGGACATAATGGTCATATTGGCTTCAATGAACCGGGAACTGAACTTACAGGACGAACGCATGTCGTGGATCTGAAAGACGAGACGCGTAAGGCAAATGCACGTTTCTTCGACAGCATCGATGAGGTTCCGGCTCAGGCGATTACGATGGGTGTCGGTACCATTTTAAAAGCCAAACAGATTCTGCTCATTGCCCGTGGAGAGGAAAAAGCCGAGATTATCCGGGAAGCCTTCATGGGGCCAATCACAACGGCCTGTCCAGCATCGCTTTTGCAATGTCATCCGAATGTGGTGGTATTGCTGGACCGTGCAGCTGGGAGGCTGGTGAGATGA